A window of Candidatus Polarisedimenticolaceae bacterium contains these coding sequences:
- a CDS encoding (Fe-S)-binding protein, with the protein MFPTASTAGYAAFLVLVLGAVGTFAWLMIARVRLLLNAQPIDRLDRWGERLLGVATHFVGQRRILAPGYRLAGIMHALIFWGFLAVALNTLHFVLSGLFRRPVFLPFFGPDDPLGSGYAVVRDLFEVAVLAMVASAAFRRVAIRPKRLTPSWDAALILSLIGTLMLTDLGMAWLPSPPDGILFGSMWWLHLVTLLGFLCYLPVSKHFHVVTSLPSVIFRRLDTGSLPAMDIEKAAEAEKFGVRGFEDLRWKDYLDVYSCTECGRCQEACPAFATGKPLNPKKINEDMREALLPILPVLAGMRPKQGVELPVLPGGVIHEDVLWSCTTCRACEQACPLFIEFVDRIVGMRRKLVLEDSAFPTELGTAFRNLEKSGNPWGQPATARGDWADGLGIPMLGEIDGEVEYLLWVGCAGAFDARGQKVARATATILKAAGVSFAALGPEEQCTGDPARRSGHEYLYQILAQGNIATLDGYKSRFRKIVTQCPHCFNTILNEYPQLGGRYEVVHHTQVIAELIEAGRIRLQDGAALGAVTYHDSCYLGRHNGEYDAPREALAAVPGLALVEMPRSRERGFCCGAGGARMWMEEKLGTKVNHERIGEAAATGAGVVASGCPFCMTMLADGANETGRQERLQVLDVAQIVERHLVRPEGT; encoded by the coding sequence GTGTTTCCGACTGCGTCGACCGCCGGATATGCCGCGTTCCTCGTGCTGGTGCTGGGGGCCGTCGGCACCTTCGCCTGGCTGATGATCGCCAGGGTCCGCCTGCTCCTGAACGCGCAGCCGATCGACCGGCTCGACCGCTGGGGCGAGCGGCTCCTCGGGGTCGCGACCCACTTCGTCGGCCAGCGCCGGATCCTCGCGCCGGGGTACCGCCTCGCGGGGATCATGCACGCGCTGATCTTCTGGGGGTTCCTCGCGGTCGCCCTGAACACGCTGCACTTCGTGTTGTCGGGCCTGTTCCGCCGCCCGGTCTTCCTCCCGTTCTTCGGGCCGGACGACCCGCTCGGCTCCGGCTACGCCGTCGTCCGGGACCTCTTCGAGGTGGCGGTGCTGGCGATGGTCGCGAGCGCGGCCTTCCGCCGCGTCGCGATCCGCCCGAAGCGACTGACCCCCTCGTGGGACGCGGCGCTGATCCTCTCGCTGATCGGCACGCTGATGCTGACCGATCTCGGCATGGCCTGGCTCCCTTCGCCCCCGGACGGGATCCTCTTCGGCTCGATGTGGTGGCTGCACCTCGTCACGCTCCTCGGGTTCCTGTGTTATCTGCCGGTCTCGAAGCACTTCCACGTCGTGACGTCGCTTCCGTCGGTGATCTTCCGCCGGCTCGACACCGGTTCGCTCCCGGCGATGGACATCGAGAAGGCCGCGGAGGCGGAGAAGTTCGGCGTCCGCGGCTTCGAGGACCTGCGCTGGAAGGACTACCTCGACGTCTACTCCTGCACCGAATGCGGCCGCTGCCAGGAGGCCTGCCCGGCGTTCGCCACCGGCAAGCCCCTGAACCCGAAGAAGATCAACGAGGACATGCGCGAGGCGCTCCTGCCGATCCTCCCCGTCCTCGCGGGGATGCGGCCGAAGCAGGGAGTCGAGCTCCCGGTGCTCCCGGGCGGGGTGATCCACGAGGACGTGTTGTGGTCGTGCACGACCTGCCGCGCCTGCGAGCAGGCGTGCCCTCTCTTCATCGAGTTCGTCGACCGCATCGTCGGGATGCGCCGCAAGCTCGTCCTCGAGGACAGCGCGTTCCCCACCGAGCTCGGCACCGCCTTCCGCAACCTCGAGAAGTCGGGGAATCCCTGGGGCCAGCCGGCGACGGCGCGCGGCGACTGGGCGGACGGGCTCGGGATCCCGATGCTCGGGGAGATCGACGGCGAGGTCGAGTATCTCCTGTGGGTCGGGTGCGCCGGGGCGTTCGACGCCCGCGGCCAGAAGGTCGCCCGCGCGACGGCGACGATCCTCAAGGCCGCCGGGGTGTCGTTCGCGGCGCTCGGCCCCGAGGAGCAATGCACGGGGGATCCCGCCCGGCGCTCCGGGCACGAGTACCTCTACCAGATCCTCGCGCAGGGGAACATCGCCACGCTCGACGGGTACAAGTCGCGCTTCCGCAAGATCGTCACGCAGTGCCCGCACTGCTTCAACACGATCCTCAACGAGTACCCGCAGCTGGGCGGCCGCTACGAGGTCGTCCACCACACGCAGGTGATCGCGGAGCTGATCGAAGCGGGGAGGATCCGCCTGCAGGACGGGGCGGCCCTGGGCGCGGTCACCTACCACGACTCGTGTTACCTCGGCCGGCACAACGGCGAATACGACGCCCCGCGGGAGGCGCTGGCGGCGGTCCCCGGGCTCGCGCTCGTCGAGATGCCCCGCTCCCGCGAGCGCGGGTTCTGCTGCGGCGCCGGGGGAGCGCGGATGTGGATGGAGGAGAAACTCGGCACGAAGGTCAACCACGAGC
- a CDS encoding ribonuclease catalytic domain-containing protein, protein MREGIAPGAIVAWWRGGEIAFAVYAGDEKQRVSLIGSSGREDRVPEARLAFAVEPSGRAPGKSLEDRRAAAERVALVEARARAEAAAIDVATVWDLARGSGVAWSESDLADLAVGRRTGEARAALVVALVGDGVHFIRRPEGWQAREPEAVEEILDQNRRSARRGEEKRAALEALRRAGAGEPYVAQGSEVERRYLSALEAVALDGDEADEKERDVAREAIEASGIAYDRAHEAAFRLLRRVGVFEDDDENLDVRRYGLRLGFPDEVLRAADEAAQRGFPRAGREDLVSLVVWTIDGPRTREVDDALSVERLDDGGFRVGVHIADPAAFVAPGDPVDLEAIARGTTFYFPDARLPMLPPAISERAASLVPGEERPALSFLAEVGGDGSIGNWRVVRSIVKVAARLDYEAADASIVDGSGRAAADLRALLAAADLREGFRARAGAVRLRAVETEIVVAEDGTLVLERRDTGTPAHRLVSEAMVLAGELAARFASERGIPAIYRRQAPPEGRLPQLSEPVVDPRVVRSVRRLLRRGEAGLTPGRHYALGLEAYAQATSPLRRYQDLVAHRQIGAALRGERPPYDAPALQRVAATTERAEAEARRAERSRDRYWMLRWFAERTGSILEGIVVETQPRPVVLLDATCTEEVVPGLAAAAGERVEVRVIRANPRADLLVLR, encoded by the coding sequence GTGAGGGAGGGGATCGCCCCCGGCGCGATCGTCGCCTGGTGGCGCGGCGGCGAGATCGCCTTCGCCGTCTACGCGGGGGACGAGAAGCAGCGCGTCTCGCTCATCGGATCCTCGGGCCGGGAGGACCGCGTGCCGGAGGCGCGCCTGGCCTTCGCCGTCGAGCCGTCGGGGCGCGCTCCGGGGAAGTCCCTCGAGGATCGCCGGGCGGCCGCCGAGCGCGTCGCGCTCGTCGAGGCGCGCGCGCGCGCCGAGGCGGCGGCGATCGACGTCGCGACGGTGTGGGATCTCGCGCGCGGCTCGGGGGTCGCGTGGTCGGAGAGCGACCTTGCCGACCTCGCGGTCGGGCGGAGGACGGGGGAGGCGCGCGCGGCACTCGTCGTCGCCCTCGTCGGCGACGGCGTCCACTTCATCCGGCGCCCCGAAGGGTGGCAGGCGCGCGAGCCCGAGGCGGTCGAGGAGATCCTCGACCAGAACCGTCGCTCCGCCCGTCGCGGGGAGGAGAAACGCGCCGCCCTCGAGGCGCTGCGTCGCGCCGGAGCGGGGGAGCCGTACGTCGCGCAGGGCTCCGAGGTCGAGCGCCGCTACCTCTCCGCCCTCGAGGCGGTCGCCCTCGACGGCGACGAGGCCGACGAGAAGGAGCGCGACGTCGCCCGCGAGGCGATCGAGGCCTCTGGGATCGCCTACGACCGGGCGCACGAGGCGGCGTTCCGCCTCCTGCGACGGGTGGGCGTCTTCGAGGACGACGACGAGAACCTCGACGTCCGGCGGTACGGGCTGCGGCTGGGGTTCCCGGACGAGGTGCTCCGCGCCGCCGACGAGGCGGCGCAGCGCGGCTTCCCGCGCGCCGGGCGGGAGGATCTCGTGTCGCTCGTCGTCTGGACGATCGACGGCCCGCGCACCCGCGAGGTCGACGACGCGCTCTCGGTCGAGCGCCTCGACGACGGCGGGTTCCGCGTGGGGGTCCACATCGCCGACCCGGCGGCGTTCGTCGCGCCGGGCGATCCGGTGGATCTGGAGGCGATCGCGCGCGGGACGACCTTCTATTTCCCCGACGCGCGGCTGCCGATGCTCCCCCCGGCGATCTCCGAGCGGGCCGCGAGCCTCGTCCCCGGCGAGGAACGCCCGGCGCTGAGCTTCCTCGCCGAGGTCGGCGGCGACGGCTCGATCGGGAACTGGCGCGTCGTCCGGTCGATCGTGAAGGTGGCGGCGCGCCTGGACTACGAGGCGGCCGACGCGTCGATCGTCGACGGCTCGGGGCGAGCCGCGGCCGACCTGCGCGCGCTCCTCGCGGCGGCGGACCTTCGCGAGGGGTTCCGCGCGAGAGCGGGGGCGGTGCGCCTGCGCGCGGTCGAGACGGAGATCGTCGTCGCCGAGGACGGAACCCTCGTCCTCGAGCGCCGCGACACGGGGACCCCCGCGCACCGACTCGTCAGCGAGGCGATGGTCCTGGCGGGGGAGCTCGCGGCGCGCTTCGCGTCGGAGCGCGGGATCCCCGCGATCTACCGGCGCCAGGCCCCGCCCGAGGGGCGGCTGCCGCAGCTCTCGGAGCCCGTGGTCGACCCGCGCGTCGTCCGTTCGGTGCGACGGCTGCTCCGGCGAGGCGAGGCGGGGCTGACCCCCGGGCGCCACTACGCCCTCGGACTCGAGGCGTACGCCCAGGCGACCTCCCCGCTGCGCCGCTACCAGGACCTCGTGGCGCACCGGCAGATCGGCGCGGCGCTGCGCGGGGAGCGTCCTCCGTACGACGCTCCGGCGCTCCAGCGCGTGGCGGCGACGACCGAGCGGGCCGAGGCCGAGGCCCGCCGCGCGGAACGCTCGCGGGACCGCTACTGGATGCTCCGCTGGTTCGCCGAGCGCACCGGGTCGATCCTCGAGGGGATCGTCGTGGAGACGCAGCCGCGCCCCGTCGTCCTGCTCGACGCGACGTGCACCGAGGAGGTCGTGCCGGGGCTCGCCGCGGCGGCCGGCGAACGGGTGGAGGTGCGCGTGATCCGGGCCAACCCGAGGGCCGATCTGCTCGTCCTGCGGTGA
- a CDS encoding VWA domain-containing protein gives MNPALARFAETLRAEGLSASPSELLDAARAIDAVGIEDRARVRAVLRATLAKDRRAVAILDRVFDAFFVPPEGAVGDRKGERRGTGRPDPRTTRRRPPDPDRRGGRKPAAERREDPREKVRRTLEALRERRRSRAPVRRRERGDATDPLHRALSPRASEQEDRELARMLPRIVEAIRLRASRRTREARRGRLDVRLVFRRNLRHQGIPFELPWRRPRPRPTRVVLLVDVSWSVARAAGYFLWIASEFLEPGRRARIVAFVDRPVDATEAVARWKRSSRATFAQVLQGLSGLNLDAASDYGRALHALASSKLRPAGRDTILVVLGDARTNRYDPLDWALGDLARRCRAVLWLVPEPESRWGTADSALAAYLPHVDAVAEATDLAGLARGVESVLRRL, from the coding sequence GTGAATCCCGCCCTCGCGCGGTTCGCGGAGACCCTGCGCGCCGAAGGACTGTCCGCCTCGCCGTCCGAGCTGCTCGACGCGGCCCGCGCGATCGACGCCGTCGGGATCGAGGACCGCGCGCGCGTGCGCGCCGTGCTGCGCGCCACCCTCGCGAAGGACCGGCGCGCCGTCGCGATCCTCGACCGCGTGTTCGACGCGTTCTTCGTCCCCCCCGAGGGCGCCGTGGGAGACCGCAAGGGGGAGCGCCGCGGGACGGGACGGCCCGATCCGCGCACGACGCGACGCCGGCCCCCCGATCCCGACCGGCGCGGCGGGCGCAAACCGGCGGCCGAGCGCCGCGAGGACCCGCGCGAGAAGGTGCGCCGGACCCTCGAGGCGCTGCGCGAGCGGCGCCGCTCCCGCGCCCCCGTCCGCCGTCGCGAGCGCGGGGATGCGACGGACCCGCTGCACCGCGCCCTCTCCCCTCGCGCCTCCGAGCAGGAGGATCGCGAGCTCGCGCGGATGCTCCCGCGGATCGTGGAGGCAATCCGCCTGCGCGCCTCGCGCAGGACACGCGAGGCGCGGCGCGGTCGGCTCGACGTGCGCCTGGTCTTTCGCCGCAATCTCCGCCACCAGGGGATCCCGTTCGAGCTCCCGTGGCGCCGGCCGCGGCCCCGGCCCACGCGCGTCGTCCTGCTCGTGGACGTCTCGTGGTCGGTCGCGCGCGCGGCCGGGTATTTCCTGTGGATCGCCTCGGAGTTCCTCGAGCCCGGAAGGCGCGCGCGGATCGTCGCCTTCGTCGACCGGCCGGTCGACGCGACCGAGGCGGTCGCGCGCTGGAAACGCTCGTCGCGCGCGACGTTCGCGCAGGTGCTCCAGGGGCTGTCCGGGCTCAACCTCGACGCGGCGAGCGACTACGGTCGGGCGCTTCACGCCCTGGCGTCCTCGAAGCTGCGCCCCGCGGGACGGGACACGATCCTCGTCGTCCTGGGGGACGCCCGCACGAACCGGTACGACCCGCTCGACTGGGCGCTCGGGGATCTCGCCCGTCGCTGCCGCGCGGTCCTCTGGCTCGTCCCCGAGCCCGAATCGCGCTGGGGGACCGCGGACTCGGCGCTCGCCGCCTACCTCCCCCACGTCGACGCCGTCGCGGAAGCCACCGATCTCGCCGGGCTCGCCCGCGGGGTCGAGTCGGTGCTGAGGCGCCTGTGA
- a CDS encoding MoxR family ATPase, with product MTSPEAIRAAFLEHGFVCAEETAVALHLAETLGKPLLLEGPPGVGKTEIAKLWAAYHDAELVRLQCYEGLDEAKALYEWSYGKQMLYAQLLRDKTSQLLEGARSLEDAVVLLRRETDAFFSRDFLLPRPLLAAVLAEKPVVLLLDEVDRSDEEFEAFLLEVLSDWQVSIPELGTLRAKRRPRAILTSNDTRELSDALRRRCLFHYVDYPSLEDETRILESRVPGLSVAFADRIVRFAQALRKAELRKAPGIAEVVDWALALAAVGADSLSSAALRKTLGALLKNREDLERVLADPQRFR from the coding sequence GTGACCTCCCCCGAGGCGATCCGCGCCGCGTTCCTCGAGCACGGGTTCGTGTGCGCCGAGGAGACCGCGGTGGCCCTGCACCTCGCGGAGACGCTCGGGAAGCCGCTGCTCCTCGAGGGCCCCCCCGGCGTGGGGAAAACCGAGATCGCGAAACTGTGGGCCGCGTACCACGACGCCGAGCTCGTGCGGCTGCAGTGTTACGAGGGGCTCGACGAGGCCAAGGCCCTCTACGAGTGGTCGTACGGCAAGCAGATGCTCTACGCCCAGCTCCTGCGCGACAAGACCTCGCAGCTCCTCGAGGGCGCCCGGAGCCTCGAGGACGCGGTGGTGCTGCTCCGGCGCGAGACGGACGCCTTCTTCTCCCGCGATTTCCTGCTCCCGCGGCCCCTGCTCGCGGCGGTCCTCGCCGAGAAGCCGGTCGTGCTCCTGCTCGACGAGGTCGACCGTTCCGACGAGGAGTTCGAGGCGTTCCTGCTCGAGGTGCTGTCGGACTGGCAGGTGTCGATCCCCGAGCTCGGCACGCTCCGGGCGAAGCGGCGGCCGCGCGCGATCCTCACGAGCAACGACACGCGCGAGCTCTCCGACGCGCTGCGCCGCCGGTGCCTGTTCCACTACGTCGACTACCCGTCGCTCGAGGACGAGACGCGGATCCTCGAGTCCCGCGTCCCCGGCCTGTCGGTCGCCTTCGCCGACCGGATCGTCAGGTTCGCGCAGGCGCTCCGGAAGGCGGAGCTGCGCAAGGCGCCGGGGATCGCGGAGGTCGTCGACTGGGCGCTCGCGCTCGCCGCGGTCGGGGCCGATTCGTTGTCCTCCGCCGCTCTCCGCAAGACGCTCGGCGCCCTCCTCAAGAACCGCGAGGACCTCGAGCGCGTCCTCGCCGATCCGCAGCGCTTCCGGTGA